A window from Pseudomonas moraviensis encodes these proteins:
- a CDS encoding RHS repeat-associated core domain-containing protein: MTAATARPPQSATAPLNTTSKNDIDAGKEKLDKWLRKLTNDAIGWNAVQTAGAVIPGVGTVFAAIDAIGDLLTLIDGDQNDFLTWVSFGVNVVGLISFPGVGPARLAVRTTLSTVRRNGLPAISTAMLSALEKNLNDKTRGALEDFANAIQARLSELLTKIAAEIRKACAAFARMLRSIASEQGQQALAKKAKIGSFFFGPVVGIAAQFMIDDRLLSKAVCQKLLTVANAADRIGLAVAQKVQGLGDPKKIGSIGNLIMALVSALAARKRRGTQAANASNHQNNRAQATQGQGPLVSQSTQRKSAHDPNGCKNCRPSIPVGTRHSISFATGSETLEHTDFSLPGPFPIEWTRTYRSSLAAFDQGSLGARWITPFSIRIDQHEDGLSYHGHDGRSQRYPDIQLSKHHYDPIEGTLLIRTTANTLVVVRGHDSQETFQKQGDRYLLSGITLRGGARIALHYEHQHAGRAVLSDLLTYQNDTQHQHIQTRLDEHGRINALWLMHEGQPHRQLAGYDYDEHGDLIAARDEHTAQWDYQYQHHLITRYTDRTGRGINLQWQGEGADAKAIHEWDDDGTYDTRLEWDENIRLTYVIDALGQETWYYYDILGYTYRVIHPDGNEEWFYRDDAKNVVRHIHTDGSTDNYVYDDRSNLLQHIRPDGSSVHHAYDDQDQLFKTRDAEGGLWKYDYDQRGNIIETIDPLENKTQYSYNSDNLPVVITDANGGSKQLAYNADGQLIRYTDCSGKVSQWDYDALGQLSRFTDAEGNVTTYEYRAGQLARLIHPDKTEELFERDAEGRLLSHTDALRQRTTWHYNEAGLIQQRQDANSTTLDYRWDRLGQLIELRNENNSTANFKYDPTGRLIKETGFDQQTTHYLYDHGSNQPTRRVDGDRVNEFEYDPMGRLIVRHAGHKEGLEWQSETFAYDGNGNLLLAENAACKLQWFYDRAGNNTREHQYLRYLQEPHVAVWKHEYDALNQRIATTRPDGHRVSWLTYGSGHLLALKVDDQELLSYQRDNLHREISRDQGNGLQQRQAWTPNGQLQEQALGKRGDSQRLVVRNYRQDAAGQLTRIDDTRRGALSYRYDPLGRLLAAQTISSEETFAFDPASNLLDPQAPRRPNQYVPNKLLDNLLRDYVGTHYSYDERGNLKERLHNGKKSHFTWDLYDRLIGYADDRLTVSFAYDALGRRLFKLSKAKYHDRREAGPMWNKLERAKLDEQYGCGYTIYGWDGDLLAFESRNNAKSERLTHYFFEPGSFVPVAQAVEQRSIQLLPEPVYEGAYDIDRDPVWQHKPKPVTFSAFAWYQCDHLGTPMELTDEHGDIAWAGVYKAWGLAKEQRSETAKRTDIRNPLRFQGQYFDVETGLHYNRYRYYDPQVGRFIGKDPIGFAGDLNVYAYAPNPVEWIDPLGLAKKKGGSGGTPKQAQNKVKREQAPPEIVRIDGPEQSVPNSQWHAHCPCGSGYNLDGTIHDKGKGDVTFSNKTIDWLNNHGWEIPKK; the protein is encoded by the coding sequence ATGACCGCAGCCACTGCGCGCCCGCCTCAATCAGCTACCGCACCGCTCAATACCACATCCAAAAATGACATTGATGCGGGGAAAGAAAAGCTCGACAAGTGGCTGCGCAAACTGACCAACGATGCCATTGGCTGGAATGCCGTACAAACCGCAGGCGCTGTGATTCCCGGTGTCGGCACCGTCTTCGCCGCCATTGATGCGATTGGTGACCTGCTCACCCTGATCGACGGTGATCAAAACGACTTCCTGACCTGGGTGAGCTTTGGCGTCAATGTCGTAGGCCTGATCTCCTTTCCGGGTGTCGGCCCGGCACGGCTGGCGGTGCGCACTACGCTTTCAACTGTCAGGCGCAATGGTCTACCCGCCATTTCGACGGCCATGCTCAGTGCATTGGAAAAGAACCTTAACGACAAAACTCGCGGGGCCCTGGAGGATTTTGCCAACGCCATCCAAGCGCGTCTCAGCGAACTACTCACCAAAATCGCTGCAGAAATCAGAAAAGCCTGCGCCGCCTTCGCCCGTATGCTCAGAAGTATTGCCAGCGAGCAAGGACAACAAGCGCTGGCCAAGAAAGCCAAGATCGGCTCTTTCTTCTTCGGCCCGGTGGTGGGCATTGCCGCCCAGTTCATGATCGACGACAGGCTGCTGTCCAAAGCCGTTTGCCAGAAGCTGCTCACCGTCGCCAATGCCGCCGACAGAATCGGTCTGGCGGTGGCGCAAAAAGTACAGGGGCTAGGAGACCCGAAAAAAATCGGCAGCATCGGCAACTTGATCATGGCCTTGGTCAGTGCATTGGCCGCCCGCAAGCGGCGCGGCACCCAAGCGGCCAATGCCTCCAATCACCAGAATAACCGGGCTCAAGCCACTCAAGGCCAAGGCCCACTGGTCAGTCAATCAACTCAGCGCAAATCCGCCCATGACCCAAATGGTTGTAAGAACTGCAGGCCTAGCATCCCAGTAGGGACTCGCCACAGCATCAGTTTCGCCACTGGCAGTGAAACACTGGAACATACCGACTTCTCCCTGCCCGGCCCCTTCCCAATCGAGTGGACGCGAACCTATCGCTCCAGCCTTGCTGCATTTGATCAGGGGAGCCTTGGCGCACGCTGGATCACGCCGTTCTCGATCCGCATTGACCAACATGAAGACGGTCTGAGCTACCACGGTCACGACGGACGTAGCCAGCGTTACCCTGATATCCAGCTCAGCAAGCACCACTACGACCCGATCGAAGGGACGCTGCTGATTCGCACCACGGCCAACACCTTGGTGGTCGTGCGCGGTCACGACAGCCAGGAGACATTTCAAAAGCAAGGTGATCGCTATCTGCTCAGCGGCATTACCCTGCGAGGTGGCGCACGCATCGCCCTGCACTATGAGCATCAACACGCAGGCCGAGCCGTGCTGTCAGACCTGCTCACCTATCAGAATGACACTCAGCACCAGCACATTCAGACCCGTCTCGACGAACACGGCCGTATCAATGCTCTGTGGTTGATGCACGAAGGCCAGCCTCACCGCCAACTCGCGGGTTATGACTACGACGAACATGGCGACCTGATTGCCGCCCGCGATGAACACACCGCGCAGTGGGACTACCAATATCAGCATCACCTGATCACCCGTTATACCGACCGCACCGGGCGCGGTATCAACCTGCAATGGCAAGGTGAAGGTGCCGACGCGAAGGCCATACACGAATGGGACGACGACGGCACCTACGACACCCGCTTGGAGTGGGATGAGAATATCCGCCTGACCTACGTCATCGACGCGCTGGGCCAGGAGACCTGGTACTACTACGACATCCTCGGCTACACCTACCGTGTCATCCATCCAGACGGCAATGAAGAATGGTTCTACCGCGACGATGCCAAGAACGTTGTCCGTCATATCCACACCGACGGCAGTACCGACAACTATGTCTACGATGACCGGAGCAACCTGCTTCAACACATCCGCCCCGACGGCAGCAGTGTTCATCACGCCTATGATGATCAGGATCAGCTCTTCAAGACCCGCGACGCTGAAGGCGGGCTGTGGAAGTACGACTACGATCAACGCGGCAACATCATCGAAACCATCGATCCGCTGGAGAACAAAACCCAGTACAGCTACAACAGCGATAACCTGCCCGTAGTCATCACTGATGCCAACGGCGGCAGCAAACAACTGGCCTACAACGCTGACGGCCAACTGATCCGCTACACCGACTGCTCGGGCAAGGTCAGCCAATGGGACTACGACGCCCTCGGCCAACTCAGCCGCTTCACCGACGCCGAAGGCAATGTCACCACCTACGAGTACCGCGCAGGGCAATTGGCGCGGCTCATCCACCCTGATAAAACCGAAGAACTCTTCGAGCGCGACGCCGAGGGCCGTTTGCTTAGCCACACAGACGCCCTGCGCCAACGCACCACTTGGCACTACAACGAAGCCGGGCTGATCCAGCAGCGCCAGGACGCCAACAGCACAACCCTCGATTACCGCTGGGACCGCCTCGGCCAACTGATCGAATTGCGCAACGAAAACAATAGCACCGCCAACTTCAAGTACGACCCGACCGGGCGCCTGATCAAGGAAACCGGCTTCGACCAGCAAACCACCCACTACCTCTACGACCACGGCAGCAACCAACCGACTCGCCGCGTTGATGGCGACCGGGTCAACGAGTTTGAGTACGACCCGATGGGCCGCCTGATCGTCCGTCATGCCGGGCACAAGGAAGGCCTGGAATGGCAGAGCGAAACCTTCGCCTATGACGGCAACGGCAATTTGCTGCTGGCCGAGAACGCCGCCTGCAAACTGCAATGGTTCTACGACCGTGCGGGCAACAACACCCGCGAGCACCAATACCTGCGCTACCTGCAGGAACCGCATGTAGCGGTTTGGAAGCATGAATACGATGCCCTCAACCAGCGTATCGCCACCACTCGCCCGGATGGGCATCGGGTCAGTTGGCTAACGTACGGCAGCGGCCACCTGCTGGCTTTGAAAGTCGACGATCAGGAGCTTCTCAGCTACCAACGTGACAACCTGCACCGCGAGATCAGCCGTGACCAAGGCAACGGTCTACAGCAACGCCAAGCCTGGACACCCAATGGTCAACTCCAGGAACAGGCACTGGGGAAACGCGGCGACTCTCAACGCCTGGTGGTGCGCAACTACCGGCAGGACGCCGCGGGCCAACTGACCCGCATCGACGACACCCGACGCGGCGCGCTCAGCTACCGCTACGATCCGCTCGGTCGCCTGCTTGCCGCCCAGACCATCAGCAGCGAAGAGACCTTCGCCTTTGACCCGGCCAGCAATCTGCTGGATCCGCAGGCACCGCGGCGTCCCAATCAATATGTCCCGAACAAACTGCTGGACAACCTGCTGCGTGACTACGTCGGCACCCACTACAGCTATGACGAGCGAGGCAACCTCAAGGAGCGCCTGCATAACGGCAAGAAATCCCACTTCACCTGGGATTTGTACGACCGTCTGATCGGCTACGCAGATGACCGACTCACCGTCAGCTTCGCCTACGACGCCTTGGGCCGGCGACTGTTCAAGCTGTCCAAAGCCAAGTACCACGACCGCCGTGAAGCCGGGCCAATGTGGAACAAGCTGGAACGCGCCAAGCTCGACGAACAGTATGGCTGTGGCTACACCATCTACGGTTGGGACGGTGACCTGCTGGCTTTTGAAAGCCGCAACAATGCCAAGAGCGAACGCTTGACCCACTACTTCTTTGAACCGGGCAGCTTTGTGCCGGTGGCTCAGGCGGTAGAGCAACGCAGCATCCAACTGCTGCCCGAACCGGTCTATGAGGGTGCTTACGACATCGACCGTGATCCGGTGTGGCAGCACAAACCTAAGCCTGTGACCTTCAGCGCGTTCGCCTGGTATCAGTGCGATCATCTTGGCACACCGATGGAGCTGACGGACGAACACGGCGATATCGCCTGGGCCGGAGTCTACAAGGCTTGGGGGTTGGCCAAGGAACAGCGCAGCGAGACTGCCAAACGTACCGACATCCGCAATCCGTTGCGCTTTCAGGGGCAGTACTTCGATGTGGAAACCGGGCTGCACTACAACCGCTATCGGTACTATGATCCGCAGGTCGGGCGATTTATTGGCAAGGATCCGATTGGGTTTGCGGGTGACTTGAATGTGTATGCCTATGCGCCAAATCCGGTGGAGTGGATCGATCCACTTGGCCTCGCCAAAAAGAAAGGCGGATCAGGCGGAACCCCAAAACAAGCTCAAAATAAAGTTAAAAGAGAGCAAGCGCCGCCTGAAATTGTACGAATTGACGGACCGGAACAGAGCGTACCCAACAGTCAGTGGCATGCACATTGCCCATGCGGGTCAGGCTACAATCTTGATGGGACAATTCATGACAAAGGAAAGGGCGATGTAACCTTCTCCAATAAAACAATCGACTGGCTAAATAATCACGGATGGGAAATACCGAAAAAATGA
- a CDS encoding type VI secretion system Vgr family protein — MSHPREVRFTFSSTAEINFDVVSFELNEGLCELYRLTVDLVSLSDTADFAQLLDQPATLSIWQGEQPVRHVHGLISCFEQGKTGFRRTSYRAVIEPQLARATLQSDWRIFQQRSVPQILEQLCTERRWGACSQHLTESHLPREYCVQAGELDWDFYQRLAREEGLLSIFQHSEGGHQLIQADHIASFGVIEGEPLVYEANPGGDQAQPALHSFTYREQVRSAQQTQRDYTFTHPSYNLEQHEQVHQLEHQSPGYERYDYPGRYKHDDAGKPFTLTRLQGLRGDARTAEVTGDDARLVPGLAFDLTGHSREDLNIGWRAVAIKHVGHQHTAMEEEAAGSQVGTHYSFTATLIPDNVEWQAPPRPKPCIEGPQIATVVGPPGEEIYCDEHGRVRLQFPWDREGQDDDRSSCWVRVTHNWAGAGWGHVALPRVGQEVLVGFVQGDPDQPLIIGRSYHAINRAPYKLPEFKALSPIRSKELHGERHNELRLDDTTGQISAALMSDHQASALTLGYLTHPRPGGGVPRGEGFELRTDAHGVLRAGGGLLLTTQLRPRAAEHHTDLRETAEQLDTARQHHATFASEARDHLAQESGDQDEVADALKAQHSAIRGTGGNPNANHYPELAEPHLVLHSPAGIASSTPQSTHIASGEHLALSSGGHTSLAIGKRLLVSASRGVRTFVQSLGWRLVAASGDIDIRALKDNINVLAKLKVTVTAERITLSAKEEIVIQAAGSSTTYNAGGITHATGGVYTGHAVQFIYEAAKSTAAAFPEEPKVGKGNLELLQQYANGVAFKGGEYQVEDALGKVFKGSLGAKGFAAVAGVAPGPAKVLFSKDPVDVWTDPGFPGPHEQIEAGATEASKPLPAQMLTLLDKVLNATKQTPTSLATDLLKKTVPIPNAAAALPSRLPQSLLKNAEMLGLPRKLSEKTQ; from the coding sequence ATGTCTCATCCGCGCGAAGTGCGCTTTACCTTCAGCTCGACTGCCGAGATCAACTTCGATGTAGTCTCGTTTGAACTCAACGAAGGACTGTGCGAACTGTATCGCCTGACCGTAGATCTGGTCAGCCTTTCGGACACTGCCGACTTCGCGCAACTGCTGGACCAACCCGCCACCCTGAGCATCTGGCAAGGCGAGCAACCGGTACGCCATGTGCACGGCCTGATCAGCTGCTTCGAGCAAGGCAAAACCGGCTTTCGCCGCACCTCCTACCGCGCCGTGATCGAACCGCAGCTGGCCCGCGCCACCCTGCAATCAGACTGGCGCATCTTCCAGCAGCGCAGCGTGCCGCAGATCCTCGAACAGTTGTGCACCGAACGCCGCTGGGGCGCCTGCAGCCAACACCTGACCGAGTCTCATCTGCCCCGCGAATACTGCGTGCAGGCCGGCGAACTGGATTGGGACTTCTACCAGCGCCTGGCCCGCGAAGAAGGCCTGCTATCCATCTTCCAGCACAGCGAGGGCGGGCATCAGCTGATCCAGGCCGACCATATCGCCAGCTTCGGTGTGATTGAGGGCGAACCGCTGGTATACGAGGCCAACCCCGGTGGCGACCAGGCCCAACCAGCGCTGCACAGCTTCACCTACCGCGAGCAGGTGCGCAGCGCCCAACAGACCCAGCGCGATTACACCTTCACCCACCCGAGCTACAACCTGGAACAGCACGAACAGGTGCACCAACTGGAGCACCAAAGCCCCGGCTACGAACGCTACGACTACCCCGGCCGCTACAAGCACGACGACGCTGGCAAGCCCTTCACCCTCACCCGTTTGCAAGGCCTGCGCGGTGATGCGCGCACCGCCGAAGTCACAGGCGACGATGCGCGCCTGGTGCCGGGGCTGGCGTTCGATCTGACCGGCCATTCCCGTGAAGACCTCAACATCGGCTGGCGCGCCGTTGCCATCAAACATGTCGGCCACCAGCACACCGCGATGGAAGAAGAAGCCGCCGGCAGCCAGGTGGGCACCCATTACAGCTTCACCGCCACGCTGATTCCCGACAACGTCGAATGGCAAGCACCGCCGCGCCCCAAGCCCTGCATCGAAGGCCCGCAGATCGCCACCGTGGTCGGCCCGCCCGGCGAAGAAATCTACTGCGACGAACACGGCCGCGTACGCCTGCAATTCCCCTGGGACCGCGAAGGCCAGGACGACGACCGCAGCTCCTGCTGGGTGCGCGTCACCCACAACTGGGCCGGCGCCGGCTGGGGCCACGTCGCCCTGCCCCGAGTCGGTCAAGAAGTACTGGTCGGCTTCGTGCAAGGGGATCCCGACCAGCCCCTGATCATCGGCCGCAGCTACCACGCCATCAACCGCGCACCGTACAAACTGCCGGAGTTCAAGGCCCTCAGCCCGATCCGCAGCAAAGAACTGCACGGTGAACGCCACAACGAACTGCGTCTTGACGACACCACCGGGCAAATCAGCGCCGCGCTGATGAGCGACCACCAAGCCAGTGCCCTCACTCTCGGCTATCTCACCCACCCACGACCCGGCGGCGGCGTGCCACGCGGCGAAGGCTTTGAACTGCGCACCGACGCCCACGGCGTACTGCGTGCAGGCGGCGGCCTATTACTCACCACCCAACTGCGCCCGCGCGCCGCCGAACACCACACCGACCTGCGGGAAACCGCCGAACAACTCGACACCGCCCGCCAACACCACGCCACCTTCGCCAGCGAAGCCCGCGACCACCTGGCCCAGGAAAGCGGCGACCAGGACGAAGTCGCCGACGCCCTCAAGGCCCAACACAGCGCCATCCGTGGCACCGGCGGCAACCCCAACGCCAACCACTACCCGGAACTTGCCGAACCCCATCTGGTGCTGCACAGCCCCGCCGGCATCGCCAGCAGCACCCCGCAATCGACCCACATCGCCAGCGGCGAACATCTCGCCCTGAGCAGCGGCGGCCACACCAGCCTGGCCATCGGCAAACGCCTGCTGGTCAGCGCCAGCCGGGGTGTGCGCACCTTTGTGCAGAGCCTGGGCTGGCGGTTGGTGGCGGCGTCCGGGGATATCGATATCCGGGCGCTGAAAGACAACATCAACGTGTTGGCCAAACTCAAGGTCACCGTGACGGCTGAGCGCATCACCCTGAGTGCCAAGGAAGAGATCGTGATTCAGGCGGCGGGGAGTAGCACTACCTACAACGCGGGTGGGATTACGCATGCCACCGGTGGGGTGTACACCGGGCATGCCGTGCAGTTTATCTATGAGGCTGCGAAGAGCACGGCGGCAGCGTTTCCGGAGGAGCCCAAGGTAGGTAAAGGGAATTTGGAGCTGCTCCAACAGTATGCGAACGGAGTCGCTTTCAAGGGGGGCGAGTATCAGGTTGAGGATGCGCTGGGCAAGGTGTTTAAAGGTTCATTGGGTGCGAAAGGATTTGCAGCGGTAGCCGGCGTCGCTCCAGGCCCGGCCAAAGTGCTGTTCAGCAAAGACCCCGTCGATGTCTGGACCGATCCCGGCTTTCCCGGTCCGCATGAGCAGATAGAAGCAGGCGCTACTGAAGCCTCAAAACCACTTCCGGCACAAATGCTAACCCTGCTGGACAAGGTGCTTAACGCCACCAAGCAAACACCAACAAGCCTTGCCACCGACCTGCTGAAAAAGACAGTGCCAATACCAAACGCTGCGGCCGCCCTTCCCTCCCGGTTACCTCAGTCACTCCTGAAAAACGCCGAGATGCTCGGATTGCCACGCAAGCTCTCGGAGAAAACACAATGA
- the icmH gene encoding type IVB secretion system protein IcmH/DotU, with protein sequence MPTLNPTTTFSSTHGDALDGRPDGELFCNHDPLEFQLRGHSLNPLVDVAMPLFGLVMRLRRTDTYPSVEQLQGHLTNQIKAMLEELRQHGYSEAELRVFSYVLCVFVDEAVLATPWGTGSVWQAKSLLSTFHQETWGGETFFTLLTRLQETPEQYRDVLLLMYLCLCLGFKGQYAVQTQGDQALQQLISRLQGVIGTLHDPVPAQLTRPLDNVAPRHYQMNRQWPWWTPWAAALVICVGAYGFFAIRLNSMTQQVMQSLEAVLLR encoded by the coding sequence ATGCCAACTCTGAACCCCACCACCACCTTTTCCAGCACCCACGGCGACGCCCTCGACGGCCGGCCCGACGGTGAGCTGTTCTGCAATCACGATCCACTGGAATTCCAGTTGCGCGGGCATAGCCTCAACCCGCTGGTCGACGTCGCCATGCCGCTGTTCGGGCTGGTGATGCGCCTGCGCAGGACCGACACCTACCCGTCGGTGGAACAGCTACAGGGACACCTCACCAACCAGATCAAGGCGATGCTGGAAGAACTGCGCCAGCACGGCTACAGCGAGGCCGAACTGCGGGTGTTCTCCTACGTGCTGTGCGTGTTTGTCGATGAGGCGGTGCTGGCCACGCCTTGGGGCACAGGGTCGGTGTGGCAGGCCAAGTCGCTGCTGAGCACCTTCCACCAGGAAACCTGGGGCGGTGAAACCTTCTTCACCCTGCTGACCCGCCTGCAGGAAACGCCGGAACAATACCGCGACGTGTTGCTGCTCATGTACCTGTGTCTATGCCTGGGCTTCAAGGGCCAGTACGCCGTGCAGACCCAGGGCGACCAAGCCTTGCAGCAGTTGATCAGCCGATTGCAGGGCGTAATCGGGACGCTGCACGATCCGGTGCCTGCGCAGTTGACCCGCCCGCTGGACAATGTTGCGCCGCGCCACTACCAGATGAATCGGCAATGGCCGTGGTGGACACCCTGGGCGGCGGCTCTTGTGATCTGCGTGGGAGCTTATGGGTTCTTTGCCATCCGATTGAACAGCATGACCCAGCAAGTAATGCAGTCACTGGAAGCCGTCTTGCTGCGTTGA
- the tssF gene encoding type VI secretion system baseplate subunit TssF, translating into MSLKDRFSEELRYLRELGREFAEDNPQLAPFLGEQASDPGAAQLLEGFAFLTAKLALKIEDDLPQLTHPLLQQVYPNYLRPLPSLTLVRFDPMLHALSGPQVIAKGTPLFSQPVDGISCTFRTCTDVTLYPLQITHASVSHSVQKSIVSIQLKALSDQPLSEFIGDRLDFHLGGGDINALTLYQWLAQYLHKMVLCLDDKRLAVPPDALGFAGFEPHDALLPGLEQQLEGYRLLQEYFYFPQRFHGFSISGLRRLWPQATVGQIRLELHFSTPLPASVHVNPDTLCLYCTPAINLFEHPAEPIQLNGEELHEPVQPRGPHAHAYEIFSIDEVSARRRKPQTPADNYRVDFAPYESLQHQVEPAGERTARYYSHIIEPELLKDRAKHSLRLIHADQRPYLGEREVLNIQLTCSNGDLPRQLQVGDLDRTTQTTPSFATYRNLTRPTRAYPPMLDGQVQWALISNLALNNLSLSSPAALKAVLQVYDFIAAHDLPHHRATQRRLEGIRQVSTAPVDWWIQGVPVRGSCTTLTIDPAAFSNAGDLHLFGSVLSHFMALYASTNAFQQLEIINAADHTAFTWPMRTGQQPII; encoded by the coding sequence GCGAGTTCGCTGAAGACAATCCGCAGCTGGCGCCCTTCTTGGGTGAGCAGGCGTCGGATCCGGGGGCTGCGCAACTGCTGGAAGGGTTCGCGTTCCTGACCGCCAAGCTGGCCCTGAAGATCGAGGACGATCTGCCGCAGCTCACCCACCCGCTTCTGCAACAGGTCTACCCCAACTACCTGCGCCCGTTGCCCAGCCTGACGCTGGTACGGTTTGACCCGATGCTGCACGCCCTCAGCGGCCCGCAGGTGATCGCCAAAGGCACGCCGTTATTTTCGCAGCCGGTGGACGGTATCAGTTGCACCTTTCGCACCTGTACCGACGTAACCCTTTACCCCCTGCAGATCACCCACGCCAGCGTCTCCCATAGCGTGCAAAAGTCGATAGTGAGCATTCAGCTGAAGGCCCTGTCGGACCAGCCGTTGAGCGAGTTCATCGGCGATCGCCTGGACTTCCACCTCGGTGGCGGCGACATCAACGCGCTGACGCTCTACCAATGGCTGGCCCAATACCTGCACAAGATGGTGCTGTGCCTTGACGACAAACGCCTGGCCGTGCCCCCGGATGCGCTCGGCTTTGCCGGCTTCGAGCCCCACGACGCACTGCTGCCCGGCCTGGAGCAGCAGCTGGAGGGCTATCGCCTGCTCCAGGAGTACTTTTACTTCCCCCAGCGTTTTCACGGTTTCAGTATCAGCGGCCTGCGCCGCCTCTGGCCTCAGGCCACGGTAGGCCAGATTCGCCTGGAGCTGCATTTTTCCACCCCGCTGCCGGCCTCCGTCCACGTCAACCCCGACACGCTCTGCCTGTACTGCACCCCCGCCATCAACCTGTTCGAACACCCGGCCGAACCGATCCAGCTGAATGGCGAAGAACTGCACGAACCCGTGCAACCGCGCGGCCCGCACGCCCACGCCTATGAAATCTTCAGCATCGACGAGGTCAGCGCCCGACGTCGCAAACCGCAAACCCCGGCAGACAACTATCGCGTCGACTTTGCCCCGTATGAGTCGTTGCAGCATCAGGTGGAACCGGCCGGCGAGCGCACGGCGCGCTATTACAGCCACATCATTGAACCGGAGCTGCTCAAGGATCGCGCCAAACACAGCCTGCGCCTGATCCATGCCGATCAGCGCCCGTACCTGGGTGAGCGTGAAGTACTCAACATCCAACTGACCTGCAGCAATGGCGATCTGCCTCGGCAGTTGCAAGTTGGCGACCTCGACCGCACCACTCAGACCACGCCCTCGTTCGCCACCTACCGCAACCTCACCCGCCCCACTCGCGCCTACCCGCCGATGCTTGACGGCCAGGTGCAGTGGGCACTGATCTCCAACCTGGCCCTGAACAACCTGTCGCTATCATCGCCGGCGGCGCTCAAGGCGGTGTTGCAGGTGTACGACTTCATCGCAGCCCACGACCTGCCCCACCACCGCGCCACCCAACGCCGCCTGGAAGGTATTCGGCAGGTCAGCACCGCTCCGGTCGACTGGTGGATCCAGGGTGTGCCCGTGCGCGGCAGTTGCACCACCCTGACCATCGACCCCGCCGCCTTCAGCAACGCCGGCGACCTGCACCTGTTTGGCAGCGTGCTCTCGCATTTCATGGCGCTGTACGCCAGCACCAACGCGTTCCAGCAACTGGAAATCATCAACGCTGCCGACCATACCGCCTTCACCTGGCCCATGCGCACCGGCCAGCAACCGATCATTTAA